From the genome of Malus sylvestris chromosome 13, drMalSylv7.2, whole genome shotgun sequence:
CCTTgccgggtttttttttttgtagcaaAACATGTTTGAATTTGGGTATTTCACGCATCAAATTACTGCAAAACAAGAGAGATGTGCAGCTCAAAAATATGCGCAAGGAGATTGCACAGTTTTTGCAGGCTGGCCAAGAAGCAATAGCCCGAATTCGGGTACAACTTTCAAAATTGTACCGAAAAAATTTCGATGCCTATTTGGTTGGAGTTTGTTGCATGTTTGAATTGTTATGGATAATTGTGGTGAACATTTGATAATGGTCAGGTGGAGCATGTTATACGAGAGCAAAACATTTGGGCTGCTTATGAGATATTGGAGCTGTTCTGTGAATTCGTCCTTGCACGGGTTCCCATTATTGAAAGTCAGAGGTAAATTCGTTAATTGCTGATAATAGTTTCGGCTTTAGATAACTTCTGATACTTAGCCTCTCTTGTTATATATGCATGTAAAGACTTGGTGCATTACTTAAAATATGTCTTTGGAGTCTGTCATTGTTGTTTGTTTTAAACAGTAGGACACGAAGACACGAAATACTAATGCAAGTTGGAATACTATGAGCATTGCGGTTTCCTTTAACCCGCAGGCATATTGGATCTGTGTTATTTTTGCGCATATTTATATCAATATATTTAGTATCTAATGACAGGGAGTGCCCAACGGAATTACGAGAAGCTATATCGAGCATAATTTTTGCTGCTCCAAGATGCTCAGATGTTCCAGATTTAATGCAGATCACAAATTTGTTTGCAGCAAAATATGGGAAGGAATTTGTATCAGCTGTGTCTGAGCTTCGTCCTGATTCCGGTGTCAACAGAACAGTTACGTGGTTTTATTGCATATGTAACAGTGAGTCTTTGAAGAACAGCATCATATTTGTAAAAAGAAACTGATACCactttttcaatttgttttatatgattttggCAGATAATTGAAAAGCTTTCAGTTAGTGCTCCCTCCGGAGAGGCAAGGCTTAAGGTATTGAAGGAAATTGCAAAAGAGTACAAGCTGAATTGGGATTCTTCTGACACTGAAGCGGAGTTTAGTAAAAAGCATGAAGATCTGCTGGTACTTTTCCAACTTAAGTTCTTTTTCCTTATTCAAAGTGATCAGTTGTAGCTTAATCTTCTGACATTATTTGTGTCATTGAAGCCATGATTAGGCACCTTGACATATATAGTTTAGTTTTGTAATCGTCAATGGATGCAACTTCTCATGATACGTGAATTCCTTGTTGTGCTGCTTGTGCTTTCAGTCACAAGCATATTCATGATACAGGAATTTCTTGGTCTTAATTTGTGATCTTAGTTAACAATTATCCTTTTTATTGTTCTATATGGGATTTAGTGGTTTGATAGGGAATTGGATTTTCAATTGGATAGATTTCAAATAACATTTGAAGTTGGACTCACATCATGAAACCATATGTTATTAGgagatatttattttatttacacTGATTACAAAAATTTTGGACTTTTTCTCATTGTTTGTAGGGTGGACCGAAGCACATAAGTGGTGCTGCTGCACCTTCTCAAGCTCCCGCAAAACAAATCACATTTAGTTCCCTGCCTGCTAATGGGGCACATTCTATTGTGCCTGCAGATATTAAACAAGAACCTCAATACCTTAATGCTCCAAGATCTTTAAGCAAGACACCATCGTTCACTAATGAGATTCAACCATCAGCGAATGATGATAAAGCAAGACCAGTTAGTGAAACCAAAGGGGAGACAAGACCACAATCGTCTGATATCCTCGAGAGAGCTCGAGCTGCCATTGCCTCTGCTGAGCGTGCGTCTGCTGCTGCCCGTCAGGCTGCAGAGCTGGTTAAGTCCTTATAGTGCTCAAGTGAATCATTTGGATACGTTACTAATTGCAAAGAAAGTGCTGAGGTTTTAACCGTACCCATGAATACGATTTGTATATTTGTATCTTGTGATCtgaaaaactcaaatttttttctCTATCATTCACCAATTGTTATTGTTGCAATCGCTTTTGCTACAATATAttttgtgttgtgattgaccGGAGGGCACCTGCTCTGGCTTTTGCACCGACTCCTAAGATTCTTAAGCTTTAAGGCTCGTCAATGAACCGTGAGCCATTAGTTGTGCTTGTGATTTGCATATTTTCATTCGTCAGATGGGAGTGGAAGGCCATCTGATTACATACCAGAATTAAGTCAGTTGTgtggatttttctttttttcggaATGTTTGATTATATAGACTAATCATATCCAGATATTGTCCTTGATAATTATAATATAGACCCGGAATGCTGCAATGCACGCATCAAAATTTGGATCGAAAACGGGTGTTTGTAGCCCTCACTGAATGAGTAAACACAGAATTAATGTCTTCCAACAACACCGGATGCTTATGTATTCGCTTGTTGTTGTGCCAATAAGGTTCCTCTTTTCTTCTATTCATGTGGcgtttttaataatatatatgcTCGGGCCTTGCCTAGTTTAGGGTTTTAATAacggaagaagagattgctgtGTGGTTGGATCGATGTTCAAAATATTCGTTTCACACAAATTTGTAAAATATGAGAAAGTCTAACTAGTCAGGACTCAAACATTGTTTGTTTAATCATGTAACATTTGTATATTCTCTTTAAAGTAAACATAGATTACTTATTACACTAGTAACTCGCCTGGtaatttactttcttttttccGAAACTAGAACCGTATATATGTACGAGGAGAACGACGGTAACATGAAATTTGCAAACATTGATTGGTTGcaaaacaaccaaaaaaaaaaagaagaagatgaaagccGAGGAATTGGATCATCTCTGAGGCAAAGCCTCGGGATCCTCTTGACCTAATAACACAGACTGttgaattttgatccaacgactataAACAGGAGGATTTctctaaaattataataattctaGCCGTtaaatcaaaatccaacggcatGTGTTAGTGGGTAAGAAGAATCCCGAGACTTcgcctcggagaggatccaattccgaaAGCCAAACCCTAAACTgtacaaaaggaaaaaagtttGACATGGATGATCTGAACAAACCAAAACATTCTTGTTTGCTTTCCCAGAGAGTCCAATCCGATCTACAATGACACTGCTATTTATCTATAACAGCTGCTGCCACAGCCTGATGAACCTCGATCTGATAACCCTAGTGCCCTAGCCTAGAGGCTAGACCTCATTACACAAGGCTGCACTATTGCATATATAATAGACATGCTATATATTTAACCTAGCTAGCAGCTAGGCTAACGATAAAGGTGACAGTACAGTGGTAAGGAGAGACAGTTTACATGACCTGATGGTGGGTATAGTTGTACAGGACAGAGATCCTAGCCGGATCTTCCCCAACAAgtcctaaggccatctccaaccgaaggctggccagggggctcgtttgagccctctagtcctccaagattccc
Proteins encoded in this window:
- the LOC126597801 gene encoding uncharacterized protein LOC126597801 isoform X1 — translated: MSLLNQLFNRGVFGTKCKTCLNLGISRIKLLQNKRDVQLKNMRKEIAQFLQAGQEAIARIRVEHVIREQNIWAAYEILELFCEFVLARVPIIESQRECPTELREAISSIIFAAPRCSDVPDLMQITNLFAAKYGKEFVSAVSELRPDSGVNRTIIEKLSVSAPSGEARLKVLKEIAKEYKLNWDSSDTEAEFSKKHEDLLGGPKHISGAAAPSQAPAKQITFSSLPANGAHSIVPADIKQEPQYLNAPRSLSKTPSFTNEIQPSANDDKARPVSETKGETRPQSSDILERARAAIASAERASAAARQAAELVKSL
- the LOC126597801 gene encoding uncharacterized protein LOC126597801 isoform X2 translates to MLYESKTFGLLMRYWSCSVNSSLHGFPLLKVRVSNDRECPTELREAISSIIFAAPRCSDVPDLMQITNLFAAKYGKEFVSAVSELRPDSGVNRTIIEKLSVSAPSGEARLKVLKEIAKEYKLNWDSSDTEAEFSKKHEDLLGGPKHISGAAAPSQAPAKQITFSSLPANGAHSIVPADIKQEPQYLNAPRSLSKTPSFTNEIQPSANDDKARPVSETKGETRPQSSDILERARAAIASAERASAAARQAAELVKSL